The genomic DNA ATGTGATCCATTTTGACATCACGACTTTGGACACCTGGTTTCCCGTCTTGACTTTCGTCATGCCCTGCTCAAACTTGACCTTGTACTTCATAACTCCCTTTACATATTGGCAAGTGCAACTATGGATGTGGCATGTTGCCATTGTATTAACGCCTCTCGCTTTTTGTATTCTGCCAGCGATGCTACTGGTTTCAAAATCTCATCCTCTTGATAGCAGCCTGTTCATTCAAAGACTGAAAACAACTGTATCTCTTATTCAGCTGATGGAATTTCACCTCTCTGACCAATTTGTGACTCAACTCCAGCACACCACGGCTACATTGGAGCATATAAGGTCTTTACGTTCCAAACACACCATCATCTCACGATACAGCAGGCCAGAATTTTGCGAACATGCGGTTCACATCACAGTTATCCGCGTCTCATTCGTAAATCCCTTATCTGCTTGTATTGTGATGGCTATTAATAATTTTGTCGCAATGACTTAGATGAGATAAATAACGtcatggcctccttgacTCACCGGCCACGTTTCTTGCCAAAGGGCTCGAGTTTGCATTTAAAAGATTCCCTTATACCGCTGGCAAGTGCAATTACACTATCCATATCGTACGCCCTGAGATGGGGCAACTTTTTCGCGCCGTCGTTAGAGGCAATAGCAGGTCCACTGCTCACTAATCTCAGAATCTGCCACGGACGTCTGGCCAACAGTGGTTCGAAACATTTTACCCCGACTCTATCCATCTTTTCAGTCGAGCGGGCCATGACGGGACTTGCTATGTGCACTCTGTGCATCCACTGGTCCAAGAGCTGGTGCAGTGTCGGTCAATACCTCTTGTAGAGGAGGCGTCGGCTGGTCAATTTTGACATACTGGTGATTTAATAAACAGATAGTAGGATCACAAGCCAGAATCATCAATAGTGAATAGCAGATAACGAATAGTTTTAGTAAAATCCAGTGTTTTGCTAACATGTTTCCACCTATGCTATGCTAGACAAGCTCTAACTCTGCAGTCACACCTACTAGGGATGCAAGAAACTTGTAAGGGCAGGACGTTAGGCTATGTTGAGTTTTGTAAAGATGACTAGTTGACTGTAATCCAGTAAAGCCCAGTTCTCCACATGCTTCTAGTTGTGACAAGAACGCCTTTGCGCAGGAATGCTGTTATTAGAAGACCGTAGGTGACTTCTAAAGAAGTCCACTAGCTTTGGAGTGCTTTGCGTAGTCTGGTCGTAGAGATCAATGTGTGTCATGTTCGGTATGATGTAAAGCTCCTTGGGCTCTTCAGCTTGCTCTATGGCATGTTCGCTGAAGTATAACGTGTCTGCTGCCCCTCCAGCAATCATCAACAAAGGCCTGGGCGAAATCAGCTGCATAAAGGTGTATGATCGGTAGGTCGACAGCAACTCGACGCTTCGCCACAAGTTCAAGTTAGGCGACGTCTTGGCCTGACCTCGGGGCGTTCTGTAGTAGTCGTGGGCCTCTTGATAGAAGACAGGCAAGTTAGGTGTAACGTCTGCCGGTGTGTGCGGTACAATACGGGTTTGATTGGGGGGCGAGCCCAGTCCCTCGGCGGTACGTTGGCGGCCTGCCTCGGCCAAAAGCCCGTTCAATGTTGGTAAAAAAGGGCCACCGTAGCTTCCGAAGCCTTCGGCGTTCAGCGTTCCCAAATCTACGGCGCTGACGGTGGCAACAGCCTTGATACGCTTGTCCGTCTGCGCGGCAAAGGGAACGTAACCCCCAGAGGCGCAAACGCCCAATGCCCCAATGTTTTCCGCATCAACGATTGGAAGCGTTGACAAGTATGTTACAGCGTTCCTGACGTCGTTCGCACGCTGGTAAGGATCCTCGAGGTAGCGAGGGAGGCCTCCGCTCTCTCCTTGGTAGGCTGCGTCAAATGCGAGAGTAATGAATCCGCTCTGCTCCGCAATCTCACGAGCGTATAAGCCGGCAGTCTGCTCTTTGACACCACCACGTGGATGCCCAACCACGATCGCGGGACGTCTGACCGCGACTGTGCCTGTCGAGTTCGTGTCCGGGACGTAGAGATGGCCCGCGAGAGATATGCCATCACTCTCGAAGTGAACCCATTGTGGCTCCAAAACTGCTGCTGCAGTTTTTGGAAGGATGGAGGTAAATAGTAAAGAGATTATCCAGGGAGTTTGCTTGAGCATCATGATTTCTCCGAATGTTGACAATGAGTGTAAGTCTGCTTTGGGGCGCGGATCTTGGTGGACAAAAGCTTTGGGTTCGCAATGAAAAAGATCGAGGATGAGATGGCGATATTATAATTGCATCATGAGAGGCAACGCAGTCTATTTGTAGCAAACAGCCTTGACAAGCACTTGGATGGGCGACTTACTTCTTCTAATTAGACGGAATCATGCAACCCGCTTATCCCGAAGGCCGACTGAACGATTATTCTCCAAGTCCCTGACAAGATGCAGTATACATGTCACCAGACATCAGCATGGGTTCTGCTAAGGAGTTTGACCCTGTTGGCGGAGCGAAAGCTTGCGTGGTAAGTGTTGCTGACACGGGCATTGCGGAGTTAGCAAGGCCAAGGAATCATGTCATCACGGTACTAATTAGCAATAACAACCCCCTAAATTCTAGGTAAGGAGAAAGAACAGGTACGCATGCATCTCTCGACAACTCATTTACGAACAAAAAGCGCATCGTGTTCTCCATTCGCACGATCAGTGCATCTCCTTAAGGGGGTAATCTTCGCATGCCTTCGACCCCTTTGTCAAACAAATCAGCGGTTGTTGATTGTGTTGTGCCACTGTATCCATCGCACGAGTCTACCGCCCGGTTTCCGCTTCTTTGATACTGCGTCATTGTGTTTTCATCAGTGTTGTCTAATTGTCATCGGTATCATTGTGGCTGAGCAGCACGACCTTGGAGAGTTTAACTACCTTGGCCAACCCTGTTTACCCACGGAGTTAGGGAATTTGGATAATATGGCACTCAAGCCGCTGACACCCTAGCATATTTTGTAGAGCCAACGAAGACGATGTCACCATGTTCTCGGTCCACACTTGTTTAACACTTAGTGCCAAGTGCAAATCGTTTCCCAAGACCTGCAACCGGTCAGCCATGTGACTGCGGTATATGCAAGCGCCTGAAACGTGGGGCAAGGGAAAGACCGTATAGTGCTGTAATGACCGCCAAGAGGAAATCAGTTGACCATCTCTATTCGTAGCACAAGACGCAATGTACTGTCGTGCCCGCTATTAAACTGCCTTACTGCCAGCGGTTGTTGCCCTGCCCCTTGTGCTTTACGGGGGACTTTGAGGCGGACTACCAATCTCATACAACATAACCACTGGCTTGCTCTTCCCTAGGCAGCTACAGAATACAGATACTTACCACCGGAACTCGTCCATTAAACAGGCCACTGACGTCAAGCAATCGCTGCTTGGTCCTGGCAAGCAAGATGATACCCGAATCTATCGGGTCGGGGCCCGAAAGTTTCCGATTGCGATTCCCTGATGCTGACACCCTTCGGAACCCTGCCACAGCTGTCACTACTCTCAATATTCAAGCTCACGTGTCAGAGATTGGACCGAAGCTGAATCTTTCAGGAAGACCCCGGGAGTGCTGACTATAAGCCTCACAGGTCGCGCGCGGACTTTATCCGGTGCGAATTCCGAAGCTGTTTCATTGATGAGCTTGCTCCTTACTTGTGGTTCTTTTCTCATAAGCTGGCCTCCCAGATCGACGCTCCACACGAGCAGGTCTTTCTAAAAAGAAGGAGGACCTCAATATCCGAAATTGCTGATCTACATCTCATCTGGCACGATAACACCATCTACATCAACCCGTTCACAAACTTCTCTAGCTGCCCAACGCGTGGATTGAGGGGTGGACGCTGCCCCAAGCATCCAGCATGTCGCCTTTTGCTTCTTGTCAAGCCTGGGCCGTTCCATTATTGGCTTCGGGAGGTCCTGTTCATGTTAGCTTCGACACCCATCCAACTTCGAACTCACGCAGCGTCACCTGTTGATATCGGACAATGTCGACAAGCTTGAGTTTCTCGCCCTTATTATAGCATTTTAAGACATTCCTGACAGAGCTGTCACAGAGAAATATCACTACAGACAACTCCGTCTTTATTGCCTCTATACATCTTCCTAAGGTGACTATGATACAGAAGCCCTTTTAAGTTAAGCCTCTTTAGTAGAGGTCTCTTCATCAGACCCCTTCTTTTTAGACGACTTCTTAGACGCCTTTTCAGCGGGGGCTTCTTCAGTAGATCCCTCATCAGTTAAAGCCTCATCAGCAGAATCCTCATCAGTAGACCCCTTCTTCTTAGACCCCTTTTCAGCAGGGGCCTCTTCAGTAAATCCCTCTTCAGTTAAATCCTCATCAGTAGACCCCTTCTTCTTAGAGCCCTTCTTCTTAGATGCCTTTTCAACAGTGGCTTCTTCAGTAGAAGCCTCATCAGTGGACCCCTCATCAGTGGACTCCTCATCAGTGGACTCCTTCTTAGAACCCTTCTTCTTAGACGCCTTTTTAGCAGGGGCTTCTTCAGTAGATCCCTCTTCAGTTAAAGCCTCATCAGTAGAAGCCTCATCAGTGGACTCCTTCTTCTTAGAGCCCTTCTTTTTAGACCCCTCTTCAGTAAAGGCCTCTTCAACAGGCCCCTCATCAGCAGAGGTCTCATCAAAAGACCCCTCATCAAGAGACCCCTTATCAGTAGACCCCTTCTTCTTAGGCCCCTCTTCAGTAAAGGCCTCATCAGTAGAAGCCTCATCAGTAAGCCCCTTCTTAGAACCCGTCTTCGTAGACCTATCTTCAGTAGAAGACTGATCTCTGTTCTTCTTAACACGAGGGGGCCGCTTATTACCCAGCTTGGGGAGACCCTTAGAATGTAAGTATAAGGTACTAAGTTTCTTAGGGAGTAGATTTACCTTCAGTAAATTAGAACCAAATCCGGGTTTCTTCAGAGCCCTCTTAGATAGTGTAGAACATAGGGTTCCATCCGGCTGCGTTTGGCTGTTGGTGCCCAGGCATTGAGGTCCAGATGTGGTGTAGCCCTGGACAAGCTTGTCGACAATGCTGTTCTCTGCAGGCGATCTGCTGTGCTCCTGACGGATGGATACCACGTTGAAGGGGGCTCCATTACACAGAAACGACCACAGAAGGGTTGCAAAACAGACTAGATGAAGGAGTCGTTGATGTCCAGTCATTTCGACAAACTCTGGATGCGTGCGCTCAAGGGGTTTGGTGGAGTCAGAAGAGGAAAACAAAGCAAAGATGGAATGATAGAAGAAGGTGAGGTGaataaggaggaggaggctttTTTGTTTCGTTTACCCTTTTCTTGCTATCTCTTCAGTGTACTTATACTGAACTGGAGCATACCAGCTACATCCTACTCTTTTTTAACTACTGCCAGCATTGCACGCTCATTTCTTCTTGCAGTGATCTTCCTAGCTTACACGGCAATACACTTTTGTACCAAGCTACTGATTTAAGGTGATCTTGTGCATCGGAAATACCGAAAATGTTGTAGGTGGAGTCCAGAAGGAGCAAATGTATGCCTTGAGTGTTTTTTATTCCAGGTTCCCATAATCAACTCTAGTTGAGCATCCTTGTTTGATTCCGCAATGTGGCCCCCCCTGCACACTTTTTCTAATTAAGTTAGAATCTAAAAAACTTTAACCTCAGTAGTACCAGTAGTACCAATTAATAGCTCCTGTCTTATTTTGAAAAACAGGGTTTTAcaatttcttttcttccGTTAACGTTCTGTTTCTCTGCCAACAAGGAACAAAACGGCCGGGCGGCTTTCTGCACAATGGTCCTTAATACACTAGTAGCTATTTAGACATATTTACAGCAAACCTACAGTCTCTATGTTCAGCGTTTAAAACAGTGTCTAAAACAGCTTCCTAAAACTACTGTACGCTTTAGTTAAGTAGCTATAATAAGCTATGCATCCATCTTTGCTATATTTTGCCGCATGCTTCGCCCTCACTGTAGGAGCAAGCCCAGTCAAGCTATGCTGAGGTTAGCTGTACATTATAAGTATGTAAACTAGGTCGGGAGACTGATTATGACCGATCTGTTGCAGTCAACGAAGGCAGCTTAGGCTTTGGCCATGGCGTTGTTGCGTTTGAAGGAAACAGCAATGTGTGGATAGTTGATTCTAAGGCTGACGGTCTTGTACTACCAAAGGGTGGATATGATTTAGACAAATACTTGGATATGAAAGACTGTTTGGTACGCGATGCTGAAGAGGAAGCTAGAGTTTCCATCATGAGGAGTTCTATTGTATCTTCTTCTATTGACGATGGCTTAGTGCATCAGTTTAAGTGCAAACTGTAATAATTAGCTAGCATAAGAACAGCATCATACTAAACCTTTAGtagcttatataaagtaaCCTAGACTAAAGTCTTAACCATAGAGACTATGTAGTCttaactactactacttTAACTTAGCCACAGCGTCTAGATAGGTTGCAGAGCTATCCTCTCTTAACATCTTCCTAATGTTCTTTGCTGTTAAGCCTACTAGGGGATGGATCTCTAGTTCTTGCTCTGCAGCCAGCTTTGGAAGCACAGGCAGATGCGTGTGCGGATCATAGGTGGCGCCTCTTGGCACGACTTGCGTCTGGACCGTTGCCGGGCCCTCCTTGAACGTACTCTCCGACGGCCCTTTCGTAATCAAGTTCTTTCCAaacgccatcggcgtcatGCCCGTGGCGATGTCGACACCTTTGATGACGCGCTCTTGGATTCTGAGCGCGGCCTCTGGCTGGTTGAAGGCAGACAAGTGACCCGCGAAGAAGAGCCTCGTGAACGAGAAGGCGTCGGCTTGCTTTACCTCGCCGGGGATCTGGCCGTCGCTGTTGGCCGTCAAGTTCACAAACCCGGCCGAGGCCCAGTTGGCGGCACCCACGTTCGCTGCGACAATCTGGGCGCCAATCATGTTGCTGTCGTAATCCGCGTCGCCAGTGAAGAGGGCGACGGTGATACCCTGTTGAAGCAGACTTGCCATGGACTTGGTAACGAGTTCGCCTGTCCGACTGTCGTCGCCGGTCGAGCTGAAGGCCATGGACGTCTGCACCGACGCCTGGGTGAAGTTGTTTGAAGCCCCGATAGCTGCTTGTATGTCGGCTCTATTGAGATACGCGACGAAGAATGGTGCCGGGAACGGATATGGCAGCAAGTATCGGATATCGTTTTCGGCGCGGCGCGCGTTGATGTCCCAGAAATCTTCAACCTTGTCAACACAGAAagcgtcggcatcggcgcaGATCTTATCAGCTGGCTTGCTGTTGCAGGCTGTCTGCCGATCCTGACACCCACCGGGACCGAACATGTTGGTAAAGAGCTGTTGTTGGAGAGTATCGTTGAAGGGCTTTATGTCGTAGGGGTTGCCCGGGGACACTGAGTAGTTGTAATATGCACCAAACTGCACTCGGGTATCCATGAACCCGTCTTCGATGGAAATGGATTTGAGGGGGATCTGGAGAGTGCCAGGTGCTTTCAGCTGGTTTTGCTCGGTGATGTAGCTGGCAAAAATGGGGGCATAGTGGCCGCCGTAGGACTGGCCGGTGATATGCACTCCGTTGGACGTGTACTGTGGAAAGGCGCCCATGATTCCCTGCATTACCTGGTAGAAGACCTTTGCGGCCTCGGTCGTCGAGTTTGGTGTGAGGGAGATGTCCATTGACGAGTAGGTCCCGCATCGCGGGTCTGCCAAGGTGCATTGCTGGGGTATgatctcggccgtcttgggGTTTACAGTGCCGTTGACCAAAGTGGTGTATGAAAAACCGACGGTTGCTGGCTGGTCGACAAAGAGCAAGTTGCTCACGCCTGACCAGGACAACGGGTTGTCGGCAACCTTTCCCTTGGCATTGATCGTGCAGGGGCCGATTTCGCCGAAGAGCCCATTCATGGACGACGCCCCAGGTCCTCCATCCAGCCTGACCGTCATGGGAGCTGCGGCTGCATTCTGTCTCGCTTCGAACAGGTAAAAATACATGTGCTGAGTTGGGCTAACGTCCACATAGCCCGCGAAGCTCTTCACCTTGTCATTCGTCTCGCAAATACCGTTGGGAACTTGCTTGAATCGGACGGTGACTCCTGCAGGCCCTTTGACAGTCTTGAGATCTGCAGGCTGAGCTACAAACTGACCAGATATGAAAGGCGCCAAGAAAGCAGCAGCCAAATAGGAAAAAGAGGCCCGCATCGTTACAATTGTTTGCTGTTGTCGTAGCGAACGACAGGTCTGGCAGACAGACTGATAAGCTGAAATTTTGAGGAAGCTGAACagctcgacgaccttgcGTATTAACAAATACTAGTTCGACACGCTTGATCTTTATGGGGCCCCAGCTGACGGCCTGAGTGACACATCAGACAAAAAcctcccttttttttttctcgaTGACTTAACCGGCAGTTGCTGTACACTGTTGCACGCTGGTATCAATCAGTACGATGCATCGTTAGAATGTAATGCGAGAAAGATGATTCTCCACGAAATGAGCAGATTGGATTTTTTTTCTGAAAGCCAACGTAGAGTTCTCAGCAGCGACGACATGTTTCACCGGTTCCAAGAGACTCTTGCTTGAGACAAGCTAGTAAGGGATATGCTAGGTTGGTTAAAGTCTATTGTAGGCTCCAGACACGGGATGTTAGGGGCCACAACCCACGGGTGTTTTTTCG from Colletotrichum higginsianum IMI 349063 chromosome 3, whole genome shotgun sequence includes the following:
- a CDS encoding Nudix domain-containing protein: MLRPHCRSKPSQAMLSLGFGHGVVAFEGNSNVWIVDSKADGLVLPKGGYDLDKYLDMKDCLVRDAEEEARVSIMRSSIVSSSIDDGLVHQFKCKL
- a CDS encoding Carboxypeptidase S1 translates to MRASFSYLAAAFLAPFISGQFVAQPADLKTVKGPAGVTVRFKQVPNGICETNDKVKSFAGYVDVSPTQHMYFYLFEARQNAAAAPMTVRLDGGPGASSMNGLFGEIGPCTINAKGKVADNPLSWSGVSNLLFVDQPATVGFSYTTLVNGTVNPKTAEIIPQQCTLADPRCGTYSSMDISLTPNSTTEAAKVFYQVMQGIMGAFPQYTSNGVHITGQSYGGHYAPIFASYITEQNQLKAPGTLQIPLKSISIEDGFMDTRVQFGAYYNYSVSPGNPYDIKPFNDTLQQQLFTNMFGPGGCQDRQTACNSKPADKICADADAFCVDKVEDFWDINARRAENDIRYLLPYPFPAPFFVAYLNRADIQAAIGASNNFTQASVQTSMAFSSTGDDSRTGELVTKSMASLLQQGITVALFTGDADYDSNMIGAQIVAANVGAANWASAGFVNLTANSDGQIPGEVKQADAFSFTRLFFAGHLSAFNQPEAALRIQERVIKGVDIATGMTPMAFGKNLITKGPSESTFKEGPATVQTQVVPRGATYDPHTHLPVLPKLAAEQELEIHPLVGLTAKNIRKMLREDSSATYLDAVAKLK
- a CDS encoding Dienelactone hydrolase → MMLKQTPWIISLLFTSILPKTAAAVLEPQWVHFESDGISLAGHLYVPDTNSTGTVAVRRPAIVVGHPRGGVKEQTAGLYAREIAEQSGFITLAFDAAYQGESGGLPRYLEDPYQRANDVRNAVTYLSTLPIVDAENIGALGVCASGGYVPFAAQTDKRIKAVATVSAVDLGTLNAEGFGSYGGPFLPTLNGLLAEAGRQRTAEGLGSPPNQTRIVPHTPADVTPNLPVFYQEAHDYYRTPRGQAKTSPNLNLWRSVELLSTYRSYTFMQLISPRPLLMIAGGAADTLYFSEHAIEQAEEPKELYIIPNMTHIDLYDQTTQSTPKLVDFFRSHLRSSNNSIPAQRRSCHN